Proteins from one Fragaria vesca subsp. vesca linkage group LG6, FraVesHawaii_1.0, whole genome shotgun sequence genomic window:
- the LOC101291069 gene encoding transmembrane protein 56-B-like, translating into MAIKSYEMLAEKYLLSDHIVPYTSMLFGILACKLVYHVNHLLSAAYFKGYSGLSRMKRIEWNNRAISTLHAIFITAMSLYLVFWSNLYSDYSDNQHKPIVTFQSSLLSTFVLGVSVGYFLSDLGMIIWFYPALGGLEYVIHHLLSITSVAYAMLTGEGQLYTYMVLISETTTPGINLRWYLDTAGMKRTKTYMINGVVIFIAWLVARILLFMFLFYHLYLHYEQVKQMHAVGQFLAFGVPPMLAVMNLMWFGKILRGLKKTLAKRQ; encoded by the exons ATGGCAATCAAATCCTATGAGATGTTGGCTGAGAAATACCTGCTCTCTGACCATATTGTTCCTTATACGTCTATGCTTTTTGGAATTTTGGCTTGCAAATTG GTTTATCATGTTAACCATCTGCTCAGTGCTGCTTACTTCAAGGGCTATTCTGGCCTTTCGAGAATGAAACGTATTGAGTGGAACAATAG GGCTATATCAACTCTTCATGCCATTTTTATCACAGCTATGTCATTGTACTTGGTGTTTTGGTCGAATCTCTATTCCGACTACTCTGACAACCAACACAAGCCTATTGTTACTTTCCAGAGTTCCCTATTGTCTACATTTGTATTGGGG GTTTCAGTTGGGTACTTTCTGTCTGACCTTGGGATGATCATTTGGTTCTACCCTGCTCTAGGTGGATTGGAATAT GTGATTCATCATCTTCTTTCTATAACATCCGTAGCATATGCAATGTTGACCGGGGAAGGACAACTGTATACCTACATGGTTCTTATCTCTGAGACAACCACCCCTGGCATCAATTTGAGATG GTATCTTGACACTGCTGGAATGAAAAGGACTAAAACATATATGATAAATGGTGTTGTGATATTCATTGCTTGGCTG GTTGCCAGGATCCTCCTGTTCATGTTTCTGTTCTATCATCTCTACCTGCATTATGAACAG GTTAAACAAATGCACGCAGTTGGACAATTTTTAGCTTTCGGGGTGCCGCCAATGCTAGCTGTCATGAATTTGATGTGGTTTGGGAAGATTTTAAGGGGATTGAAGAAGACGTTAGCAAAGAGGCAGTGA